A single genomic interval of Zingiber officinale cultivar Zhangliang chromosome 4A, Zo_v1.1, whole genome shotgun sequence harbors:
- the LOC121971775 gene encoding uncharacterized protein LOC121971775 isoform X1 encodes MATRSTGTVIDAESVGNLSGPCGCWVLSNLMIVSLSLNQQLTFTNGIQGKAGLQSMLQKTMGQVRQEALASEPARDHDSTTRRYSSLVFALTYVLRTIYIIVLN; translated from the exons ATGGCCACCCG ATCCACTGGCACTGTGATTGATGCCGAGTCGGTTGGAAATTTGTCCG GTCCTTGCGGCTGTTGGGTACTTTCGAACCTGATGATTGTTAGCCTGAGCTTGAATCAGCAATTGACATTCACAAACGGGATCCAAGGTAAAGCTGGTCTGCAATCAATGCTGCAGAAG ACAATGGGACAAGTGAGACAGGAAGCATTGGCTAGTGAGCCAGCTCGGGACCACGACAGCACAACCCGAAGATATTCCAGTTTAGTTTTCGCATTAACTTATGTCTTAAGAACCATCTATATAATTGTCTTGAATTGA
- the LOC121971776 gene encoding DNA-directed RNA polymerase 1A-like, producing the protein MKCRVRDIMQRDAEEDPAENPNALRARLLVNQVDRKLVKQTVMTSVYGVTYVGARDQIKKRLKERNLVADDAEIFSASCYAAKTTLTALGQMFESARKIMSWLGDCAKTIASQNHPVRWTTPLGLPVVQPYRALGTRQIRTSLQLLTLQQETEKVMVKRQKTAFPPNFVHSLDGSHMMLTALACKKAGLAFAGVHDSYWTHACDVDQLNRILREKFVELYETPILENLLESFEKSFPGLCFPPLPERGDFNLNEVLDSPYFFN; encoded by the exons ATGAAATGCAGGGTTCGTGACATTATGCAAAGAGATGCAGAGGAAGATCCTGCTGAAAATCCAAATGCTTTGCGGGCGAGGCTTCTAGTTAATCAG GTGGACAGGAAGTTAGTGAAGCAGACTGTCATGACATCTGTGTATGGTGTAACTTATGTTGGCGCTCGTGATCAAATcaaaaaaagattaaaagagaGAAACCTTGTTGCTGACGATGCAGAGATATTTAGTGCTTCATGTTATGCTGCCAAA ACTACTTTAACTGCATTAGGGCAGATGTTCGAATCTGCACGGAAGATCATGAGCTGGCTCGGTGACTGTGCAAAG ACTATTGCTTCACAAAACCATCCGGTAAGATGGACTACACCTCTTGGACTTCCCGTAGTTCAACCGTACCGTGCATTAGGAACACGTCAA ATTAGAACATCTCTTCAGCTATTGACCTTACAGCAAGAAACCGAGAAG GTCATGGTGAAACGACAAAAGACAGCATTTCCCCCAAACTTTGTTCACTCCCTCGATGGATCACACATGATGTTGACTGCGCTTGCTTGTAAAAAAGCAGGATTAGCATTTGCAG GAGTCCATGATTCATACTGGACACACGCATGCGATGTAGATCAATTGAATAGAATTCTTCGGGAAAAGTTTGTGGAACTTTACGAGACTCCCATACTAGAAAAT TTGCTGGAGAGTTTTGAGAAATCATTCCCCGGTCTATGCTTCCCACCATTGCCTGAACGGGGCGATTTCAACCTGAACGAAGTTCTTGATTCTCCATATTTTTTCAACTAA
- the LOC121971775 gene encoding uncharacterized protein LOC121971775 isoform X2 has protein sequence MATRYAGPCGCWVLSNLMIVSLSLNQQLTFTNGIQGKAGLQSMLQKTMGQVRQEALASEPARDHDSTTRRYSSLVFALTYVLRTIYIIVLN, from the exons ATGGCCACCCG CTATGCAGGTCCTTGCGGCTGTTGGGTACTTTCGAACCTGATGATTGTTAGCCTGAGCTTGAATCAGCAATTGACATTCACAAACGGGATCCAAGGTAAAGCTGGTCTGCAATCAATGCTGCAGAAG ACAATGGGACAAGTGAGACAGGAAGCATTGGCTAGTGAGCCAGCTCGGGACCACGACAGCACAACCCGAAGATATTCCAGTTTAGTTTTCGCATTAACTTATGTCTTAAGAACCATCTATATAATTGTCTTGAATTGA